A single region of the Persephonella sp. genome encodes:
- the def gene encoding peptide deformylase → MYEIRTWPDKILKQKMKEVDFFGSEKLKKYIDVMFQKMYEHEGVGLAANQIGIPYQIIVLDTTPREENEENKEGIKLALINPKIVHKEGEVESTEGCLSFPGVQITIPRAQKVVVEAKDIEGKDIQIDADDFLAIVLQHEIDHINGIPFIKYLSPVKRKLTLEKYMKKRKELAKSK, encoded by the coding sequence ATGTATGAAATAAGAACATGGCCGGACAAAATACTTAAGCAAAAGATGAAAGAGGTTGATTTTTTTGGTTCGGAGAAGCTGAAAAAGTATATTGATGTAATGTTCCAAAAAATGTATGAACATGAAGGCGTTGGTCTTGCAGCAAACCAGATTGGCATCCCATATCAGATTATAGTTCTGGATACCACACCGAGGGAAGAAAATGAGGAAAACAAAGAAGGAATAAAGCTTGCCCTTATAAATCCTAAAATAGTTCATAAAGAAGGAGAAGTTGAATCAACAGAAGGATGTCTCAGCTTCCCGGGAGTGCAAATCACTATCCCGAGGGCACAAAAAGTAGTTGTTGAGGCAAAAGATATAGAAGGAAAGGATATACAGATAGATGCAGATGATTTTCTGGCTATAGTATTACAACACGAGATTGACCACATAAACGGAATTCCGTTTATAAAATATTTATCTCCTGTAAAAAGAAAATTAACCCTTGAAAAATATATGAAAAAAAGAAAAGAACTTGCCAAGTCAAAATAA
- the purE gene encoding 5-(carboxyamino)imidazole ribonucleotide mutase, protein MKKVAVFMGSKSDMDLMENCFDMLEKFGIEYDAFILSAHRTPDEVAEAVKDAEQKYGVIIAAAGYAAHLAGTIAGKVAIPVIGIPVDNSSFKGFDSLLSTVMMPPGVPVATVTVGKAGAINAAVLAAQILGVAYPEIQQKIKDYKQEMKGKVLKANEEIQNLI, encoded by the coding sequence ATGAAAAAAGTTGCTGTTTTTATGGGTAGTAAATCAGATATGGATTTAATGGAAAACTGTTTTGATATGCTTGAAAAATTTGGAATTGAATATGATGCTTTTATCCTTTCTGCACATAGAACTCCGGATGAAGTTGCTGAAGCTGTAAAAGATGCGGAACAAAAGTATGGAGTTATAATTGCAGCTGCCGGATATGCAGCTCACCTTGCAGGAACAATAGCAGGAAAGGTTGCTATACCGGTTATAGGAATTCCTGTTGATAATTCTTCATTTAAAGGTTTTGACTCATTGTTGTCTACAGTTATGATGCCGCCTGGAGTTCCTGTAGCAACGGTTACAGTCGGAAAAGCAGGTGCAATTAATGCAGCAGTTCTTGCAGCTCAAATACTGGGTGTAGCCTATCCAGAAATCCAGCAAAAGATAAAAGATTATAAACAAGAGATGAAAGGGAAAGTCCTAAAAGCAAATGAAGAGATACAGAACCTTATTTAA
- the rpe gene encoding ribulose-phosphate 3-epimerase produces the protein MKLIAPSILSADFARLGEEIKTVEQAGADIIHLDIMDGRYVPNITIGIPVVESLRPLTNLPFDAHLMIVEPEKYVPDFIKAGCNMISFHMDACIHSHRLVDYIKSQGVKAGVVLNPATPVNTLEEIIYFVDYVLVMSVNPGFGGQKFIPETLHKIRKLKRLMEETGRTDILIEIDGGIKESNISQVSAEGVNIFVAGSSIFKAEDPAQAVRNLKQKAISVEV, from the coding sequence ATAAAACTGATTGCTCCTTCTATTTTGTCTGCAGATTTTGCAAGGCTTGGAGAAGAAATCAAAACCGTTGAGCAGGCAGGGGCAGATATTATTCATCTGGATATAATGGATGGCAGATATGTTCCAAATATAACAATTGGTATTCCGGTAGTTGAAAGTTTAAGACCTTTAACTAACCTTCCCTTTGATGCACATCTTATGATTGTTGAACCGGAAAAATATGTTCCGGACTTTATAAAAGCCGGCTGTAATATGATTTCTTTTCACATGGACGCTTGCATACATTCCCATAGGCTTGTTGATTACATAAAATCTCAGGGAGTAAAGGCAGGTGTTGTTCTTAACCCTGCAACCCCTGTAAACACACTGGAGGAGATTATCTATTTTGTAGATTATGTTCTGGTTATGTCTGTTAATCCCGGCTTTGGTGGACAGAAATTTATCCCAGAAACACTCCACAAAATCAGAAAACTAAAAAGACTTATGGAAGAAACAGGAAGAACGGATATATTAATTGAGATAGATGGTGGAATTAAAGAAAGTAATATTTCACAGGTTTCTGCGGAAGGTGTTAATATTTTTGTTGCAGGTAGTTCTATATTTAAAGCTGAAGACCCTGCACAGGCTGTCAGAAACCTGAAACAAAAAGCAATTTCTGTTGAGGTTTGA
- a CDS encoding dihydroorotase, with translation MILIKGGTVIDPQNNLKDQKDILIDEGKIIKIEENIQPPPTCQVIDATDKVICPAFTDIHVHFRDPGQTYKEDIYTGSLAAVAGGYTTVVCMPNTFPAIDEPSIVRYVIEKGEEIGLCRVLPAAAVTKGREGKQLTEMSLLKDAGAVYFTDDGAPVWDAHVMRKAMEFAGSIGSFVADHCEDLSLSKDGVAHEGEIAAALGLPPLPPEAEDTMIARDCVLSIHTGMPVHICHLSTKVGVEIVTWAKAMGAKVTAEVTPHHLYLTDEEWLDFDCKAKVSPPLREHEDLEAVRWALASGIIDIVATDHAPHAHQEKMQEHHACPPGMIGLQFALPIVLELVRKDYFDLTRLVEVMSINPAKKIGLKPPSIKEGEIAELTIFDPSESWEVNEEVIYSKSKNTPLMGRKLIGKVKYTFYKGEIVYRD, from the coding sequence TTGATACTAATAAAAGGTGGAACAGTTATAGACCCACAGAATAATCTTAAAGACCAGAAAGATATACTAATAGACGAAGGGAAAATAATAAAAATAGAGGAAAATATACAACCACCTCCAACTTGTCAGGTTATAGACGCAACTGATAAGGTCATTTGTCCTGCATTTACAGATATTCATGTTCATTTTAGAGACCCGGGACAAACCTATAAAGAAGATATATACACCGGAAGTCTCGCAGCAGTAGCAGGAGGATATACAACTGTTGTTTGTATGCCAAATACATTTCCGGCAATAGATGAGCCTTCAATTGTCAGGTATGTAATAGAAAAGGGAGAGGAGATAGGTCTGTGTAGAGTCTTACCTGCAGCAGCTGTTACAAAAGGCAGAGAAGGTAAACAGCTTACCGAAATGTCCCTTTTAAAAGATGCAGGGGCAGTTTATTTTACCGATGACGGGGCACCTGTCTGGGATGCCCATGTAATGAGGAAAGCAATGGAATTTGCCGGTTCAATAGGTAGCTTTGTTGCTGACCACTGCGAAGATTTATCCCTCTCAAAAGATGGGGTTGCCCACGAAGGAGAAATAGCAGCAGCTTTAGGACTGCCACCACTGCCACCTGAAGCAGAAGACACCATGATTGCCAGAGATTGTGTTTTATCTATCCATACTGGAATGCCTGTCCATATATGTCATCTTTCAACAAAGGTCGGTGTTGAGATAGTTACATGGGCGAAAGCAATGGGAGCTAAAGTAACTGCAGAGGTTACTCCCCATCATCTTTATTTAACAGATGAGGAATGGCTTGATTTTGATTGTAAAGCAAAAGTATCTCCACCGCTAAGAGAACATGAGGATTTAGAAGCTGTCAGATGGGCTCTTGCTTCTGGAATTATAGATATAGTTGCTACAGACCATGCACCCCATGCCCATCAAGAAAAAATGCAGGAACACCATGCCTGTCCACCAGGGATGATAGGGCTTCAATTTGCACTGCCTATAGTTCTGGAACTGGTAAGAAAAGATTATTTTGATTTAACAAGACTTGTTGAAGTTATGTCTATAAATCCAGCTAAGAAAATAGGTTTAAAACCACCTTCTATAAAAGAAGGAGAAATCGCTGAGCTTACAATATTTGATCCTTCAGAAAGCTGGGAAGTAAATGAGGAAGTTATTTATTCCAAGAGTAAAAACACCCCATTAATGGGAAGAAAATTAATTGGTAAAGTAAAATACACATTCTATAAAGGAGAAATTGTTTACAGGGATTAG
- a CDS encoding UPF0175 family protein produces MKFIMDIPDELKLDEEEFKTAAIVKLYELGKISSGKAAKLLGISRIEFLDLLSEYKVQIQPDTEEEILKDINNA; encoded by the coding sequence GTGAAATTTATAATGGATATTCCTGACGAATTAAAATTAGACGAAGAAGAGTTCAAAACTGCTGCAATAGTTAAACTATACGAACTTGGAAAAATATCTTCTGGCAAAGCAGCAAAACTTTTAGGAATATCACGCATAGAGTTCTTAGACTTACTTTCAGAATACAAGGTTCAGATACAACCTGATACAGAAGAAGAAATTCTAAAGGATATAAATAATGCCTAA
- a CDS encoding thermonuclease family protein, producing MRIPETTFNKNQATLKNLRFTVRLLGIDTPESRENRRARLQAKELNTTVRIVVFLGKKAKEFTEKQLLVEKKGKRKIYKKVYLEFDKQPQDRYGRLLAYVWLSDGRMLNKEIICNGYALPLTIKPNTKYSREFLECYKKAVENHLGLWQRP from the coding sequence GTGAGAATACCTGAAACAACTTTTAATAAAAATCAAGCAACACTTAAGAACTTAAGATTTACAGTGCGCCTTCTTGGAATAGATACACCGGAAAGTAGAGAAAACAGAAGGGCAAGGCTACAGGCCAAAGAGTTAAATACAACAGTTCGTATAGTTGTTTTCTTAGGGAAAAAAGCTAAAGAATTTACAGAAAAGCAGCTATTAGTTGAGAAAAAAGGGAAAAGGAAAATTTATAAAAAAGTATATCTTGAATTTGATAAACAGCCACAGGATAGATATGGAAGGCTCCTTGCTTATGTATGGCTTTCTGATGGAAGAATGTTAAATAAAGAAATTATCTGCAACGGATATGCTCTTCCTTTAACTATAAAACCAAACACAAAATACAGCAGGGAATTTTTAGAATGTTATAAAAAGGCAGTGGAAAACCATTTGGGACTATGGCAAAGACCGTGA
- a CDS encoding DUF3368 domain-containing protein: MPKVVSNTTPILSFIKLNRLDILRNIYKEITIPEAVFKELEEGKHKYYINIFKKDWIKISKASNKRLVKQFEEILDTGEAEAITLALELKADLLLMDEKIGRKIAEEQGLKISGTIGILLKAKEEGIISEVKPLIYELIKIRKLLQKIIFRNCIKNC, translated from the coding sequence ATGCCTAAAGTTGTATCAAATACAACTCCTATCTTATCTTTCATAAAATTAAACAGATTAGATATTCTAAGAAATATATACAAAGAAATTACAATTCCTGAAGCTGTTTTTAAAGAACTGGAAGAAGGTAAACACAAATATTATATAAATATTTTTAAAAAAGATTGGATAAAAATTTCAAAGGCAAGTAATAAAAGACTAGTTAAGCAATTTGAAGAAATATTAGATACAGGAGAGGCTGAGGCCATAACATTAGCTTTAGAACTAAAAGCAGATTTACTTTTAATGGATGAAAAAATAGGAAGGAAAATAGCAGAGGAACAAGGATTGAAAATCAGTGGAACTATTGGAATATTACTGAAAGCTAAAGAGGAAGGTATTATTTCAGAAGTTAAACCTTTAATTTATGAGTTAATTAAAATAAGGAAATTATTACAAAAAATCATTTTTAGAAACTGTATTAAAAATTGCTAA
- a CDS encoding metal-sulfur cluster assembly factor, with translation MTVEIDVLNSLKEVYDPEIPLNIVDLGLVKGIHVKDNNLEVVMTLTTPKCPLEKYIKNTIIRHLRKDFPQFEDISIQLDFSQPWTTKDISPEGLQRLRELGWNV, from the coding sequence ATGACGGTAGAAATTGATGTTTTAAATTCTTTAAAAGAGGTTTACGACCCGGAAATACCTTTAAATATAGTGGACTTAGGTCTGGTTAAAGGAATTCATGTTAAGGATAATAACCTTGAGGTTGTTATGACCCTTACAACACCTAAATGTCCTCTGGAAAAGTATATTAAAAATACAATAATCAGACATCTTAGAAAGGATTTCCCGCAGTTTGAAGATATTTCTATACAGCTGGATTTCTCACAACCCTGGACTACAAAGGATATCTCTCCAGAGGGTCTACAACGACTAAGAGAATTAGGCTGGAATGTTTAA
- the lgt gene encoding prolipoprotein diacylglyceryl transferase, whose product MFPDLIKIGDFTIHTYGVLVAIGLTVSYFTAIYFGKKEGIESKKIENLFLYTVLGGIVGARIAYIIEHHDQFHSFMDYIAVWRGGIDWFGGFIGGAIILLFLLKKYSIPILKIADVAGISIIIGHAFGRIGCTCAGCCYGKPVPEDSPFKDIAITFPHHPDSSAPAGVPLYPTQPAEAIGNFIIFGLLFLAYRKKLFDGEIFGLYLILYGFERFLLEFWRGVTPPLPIGLTWNQVVTLGMVAVGIVLLGYGFLKK is encoded by the coding sequence ATGTTCCCTGATTTAATAAAAATAGGTGATTTTACAATTCATACCTATGGTGTTTTGGTGGCCATAGGTCTTACGGTTTCTTATTTCACGGCAATTTATTTTGGGAAAAAAGAAGGAATTGAATCTAAAAAGATAGAAAATCTGTTTTTATACACCGTATTAGGTGGAATAGTTGGTGCAAGAATTGCCTATATTATTGAACACCATGATCAGTTCCACTCCTTTATGGACTATATTGCTGTCTGGAGAGGAGGAATAGACTGGTTCGGTGGTTTTATCGGTGGTGCGATTATTCTTTTATTTCTCTTAAAAAAATACAGCATTCCTATTCTGAAAATAGCCGATGTTGCAGGTATCTCCATCATAATTGGTCATGCTTTTGGGAGAATAGGTTGTACCTGTGCTGGATGCTGTTATGGAAAACCGGTTCCGGAAGATTCGCCATTTAAAGATATAGCTATTACGTTTCCACATCATCCTGATAGTTCTGCACCTGCAGGAGTCCCTTTGTATCCTACCCAGCCAGCTGAGGCAATTGGAAATTTTATTATTTTTGGACTGTTGTTTCTTGCTTACAGAAAAAAGTTATTTGATGGTGAAATATTCGGACTTTATCTAATTTTATACGGATTTGAAAGATTTTTACTGGAATTTTGGAGAGGGGTTACTCCACCACTGCCTATTGGCTTAACATGGAATCAGGTTGTTACTTTGGGAATGGTTGCTGTAGGAATAGTTCTTCTTGGATATGGTTTTTTAAAAAAATGA
- a CDS encoding folylpolyglutamate synthase/dihydrofolate synthase family protein: protein MKLYKLFNKKVFNIEPGLERIKSALEEIGNPHQDYLSILISGTNGKGSTAAFLESILRHHGLKTGMFTSPHLVEENERWQINRRDIPDDKLEEYIKQLKPVIEKHNLTYFEASTLLAFKYFSDEKIDIAVLEVGLGGRWDSTNVIYPEVSVITNVSLDHTHLLGDTVSKIASEKLGIARKDRPLVIGTEQMDLITQAVMKGIREIYHYPFGYTFKDKGNRIDYMFQDIVIKDIKPSLLGKRQFFNLSAAITAFILFARRNNIRIDTYLIRKAAENTYLPGRMQIISENPFIILDGAHNEEAIVETFKEISQLYPDKKIITVYSGMKDKEWKKILNLIKYKSVETIVTQIPVSRGITQEEIKDVEGVQFYPEIDKAIEKARNIANQNSIILITGSLYLAGEVLKRFK from the coding sequence ATGAAGCTGTATAAATTATTTAACAAAAAGGTTTTTAATATAGAACCGGGGCTTGAAAGGATAAAATCAGCCCTCGAAGAAATTGGAAATCCCCATCAAGACTATCTTTCTATTTTAATATCCGGAACAAATGGAAAGGGTTCAACAGCTGCTTTTTTGGAAAGTATATTAAGACATCATGGTTTAAAAACAGGAATGTTTACATCTCCACATCTTGTTGAAGAGAATGAAAGATGGCAAATAAATCGCCGGGATATACCGGATGATAAGCTTGAGGAATATATAAAACAGCTAAAGCCAGTTATTGAAAAACATAATCTTACTTATTTTGAGGCCTCTACTTTACTGGCTTTTAAATACTTTTCAGATGAAAAAATTGATATTGCTGTTCTGGAAGTAGGTCTTGGTGGCAGATGGGACTCAACTAACGTAATATATCCGGAAGTTTCTGTTATAACAAATGTATCTTTAGACCATACACATCTACTTGGAGATACAGTGTCTAAAATAGCTTCTGAAAAATTAGGTATTGCCCGCAAAGACAGACCCCTTGTGATAGGAACAGAGCAGATGGATTTAATTACGCAGGCTGTTATGAAGGGTATTAGGGAGATATATCATTATCCCTTTGGGTATACCTTCAAAGATAAAGGAAATCGTATTGATTACATGTTTCAGGATATTGTGATTAAGGATATTAAACCTTCACTCCTTGGGAAAAGGCAGTTTTTTAATCTGTCTGCTGCGATAACTGCTTTTATACTTTTTGCTAGAAGAAATAATATAAGGATTGATACTTATTTAATAAGAAAAGCTGCAGAAAATACATATTTACCCGGTAGAATGCAGATTATCTCAGAAAATCCGTTTATAATTCTTGACGGTGCCCATAATGAAGAAGCCATTGTGGAGACATTTAAGGAAATTTCGCAGCTATATCCGGACAAAAAAATCATCACCGTTTATAGTGGAATGAAAGATAAAGAATGGAAAAAAATCCTGAATTTGATTAAATATAAATCTGTTGAGACAATTGTTACTCAAATTCCAGTATCACGGGGTATAACCCAAGAAGAAATCAAAGATGTAGAAGGAGTTCAGTTTTATCCTGAAATTGATAAAGCTATAGAAAAAGCCAGAAATATTGCTAACCAAAACAGCATAATTCTCATTACAGGCTCTCTTTACCTTGCAGGAGAAGTGTTAAAAAGGTTTAAGTAA
- the lepB gene encoding signal peptidase I produces MNEVKDTKTIKDAAKTIIFIILVVSFIRIFFAQAFNIPSGSMKPTLLIGDFILVNKLVYGDWSIGIPFTGIDFYRYKNRLAKPDRGDVIVFKYPENPKIDFIKRIIALPGDTVEVKNDIVYVNGKALSRKPDGYYTAPNEKVKKYLECTTRKYTGKKYCYTVMELYDGEGKDFGPVKVPDNSYFVMGDNRDNSRDSRFWGFVPDDYIIGQAFVIYFSIDLKSPAIRFNRIGKVIQ; encoded by the coding sequence ATGAACGAGGTTAAAGATACAAAAACCATAAAAGATGCAGCCAAAACAATAATTTTTATAATTCTGGTGGTTTCTTTTATAAGAATATTTTTTGCACAGGCTTTTAATATACCCTCAGGCTCAATGAAACCCACTTTGCTGATAGGAGATTTTATACTGGTAAATAAACTTGTTTATGGGGACTGGAGCATAGGAATACCATTTACAGGAATAGATTTTTACAGATACAAAAACAGACTTGCAAAGCCAGATAGAGGAGATGTAATAGTTTTCAAATATCCGGAAAATCCAAAAATTGATTTTATAAAAAGAATTATTGCCCTTCCAGGAGATACAGTTGAGGTAAAAAATGATATTGTTTATGTAAATGGAAAGGCTCTTTCAAGGAAACCTGACGGTTATTATACTGCTCCAAACGAAAAAGTGAAAAAATATCTTGAGTGCACGACCAGGAAATATACCGGGAAAAAATACTGCTACACAGTTATGGAACTTTACGACGGGGAAGGAAAAGATTTTGGACCTGTAAAAGTTCCTGACAATAGCTATTTTGTTATGGGAGATAACAGGGATAATAGCCGTGATAGTAGATTTTGGGGATTTGTTCCTGATGACTACATAATAGGTCAGGCTTTTGTGATTTATTTTTCTATAGACTTGAAATCTCCGGCAATTAGATTTAATAGAATAGGAAAAGTTATCCAGTAA